A window of the Cicer arietinum cultivar CDC Frontier isolate Library 1 chromosome 6, Cicar.CDCFrontier_v2.0, whole genome shotgun sequence genome harbors these coding sequences:
- the LOC101513627 gene encoding uncharacterized protein, which yields MVSQDHQHLSSAVICESILQMVTTDPTISVSVLIAHIRSRYTYTTTYRKTWIAKQKAIERIYDNSEESYKELPRWILAFKHYLPSTVTDIEVGPFIEDDQRVPSKAVFHRLFWSFQPCIRGFDHCKPVVSVDGTWLYGKYRGTLLMAIAQDGDSHTIPIAYAIVEGETSNGWFFFLSRLRIYAMTQPGITYFRRQISDWSQDAVKWLDDIPKEQWLQAYDEGRRWGHMTTNLSECMNNVLKGTRNLPISSFVQATYYRLTAKFEERGTQAQAMMTLGLIYSNTIIQNLNKERAMSNSHEVVIHNRAHSIFTVKELVRPPSGRPVGTFKVDLDKRWCDCGEFQALHYPCSHVIAACSFIHRTSGLIYSNTIIQNLNKERAMSNSHEVVIHNRAHSIFTVKELVRPPSGRPVGTFKVDLDKRWCNCGEFQALHYPCSHVIAACSFIHRDYMMYVSSKYTLQSIFDVYKDEFPTIPLQSY from the exons ATGGTTTCACAAGATCACCAACATCTCTCTTCGGCTGTTATTTGTGAAAGCATCTTACAAATGGTAACAACAGATCCCACAATATCAGTTTCAGTATTGATTGCACATATACGATCTCGGTACACATATACCACTACTTATAGAAAGACATGGATTGCAAAACAAAAGGCCATTGAGAGAATATACGACAATTCAGAGGAATCATATAAAGAGCTTCCAAGGTGGATTCTTGCTTTTAAACATTATCTTCCAAGTACTGTTACCGATATTGAAGTGGGACCCTTTATTGAGGATGACCAACGGGTTCCTAGCAAAGCTGTCTTTCATCGTCTCTTTTGGAGTTTCCAACCATGTATCAGAGGGTTTGATCATTGTAAACCAGTTGTTTCAGTTGATGGAACATGGTTATATGGGAAGTATCGTGGGACCTTACTAATGGCAATCGCTCAGGATGGTGACAGTCATACCATTCCTATAGCATACGCCATTGTTGAGGGTGAAACATCAAATGGTTGGTTTTTCTTTCTCAGTCGTCTACGAAT ATACGCTATGACTCAACCAGGCATCACATACTTTAGAAGACAAATCAGTGATTGGAGTCAAGATGCAGTGAAATGGCTTGACGATATTCCAAAGGAACAATGGCTACAAGCATATGATGAAGGTAGACGTTGGGGACACATGACAACTAACCTTTCTGAGTGCATGAACAATGTGTTAAAGGGGACACGCAATCTTCCAATCAGTTCTTTTGTGCAAGCAACATACTACAGATTGActgcaaaatttgaagaaagagGGACACAAGCCCAAGCAATGATGACATTAGGTTTGATTTACTCAAAtacaatcattcaaaatcttAACAAGGAACGAGCAATGTCAAATTCCCATGAAGTTGTTATTCACAATCGAGCTCATAGTATATTTACAGTTAAGGAGTTGGTTCGTCCACCAAGTGGTCGTCCTGTAGGGACATTCAAGGTAGACCTCGACAAAAGATGGTGCGATTGTGGTGAATTTCAAGCATTACATTATCCATGTTCACATGTCATTGCCGCTTGTTCGTTTATTCACCGTACATCAGGTTTGATTTACTCAAAtacaatcattcaaaatcttAACAAGGAACGAGCAATGTCAAATTCCCATGAAGTTGTTATTCACAATCGAGCTCATAGTATATTTACAGTTAAGGAGTTGGTTCGTCCACCAAGTGGTCGTCCTGTAGGGACATTCAAGGTAGACCTCGACAAAAGATGGTGCAATTGTGGTGAATTTCAAGCATTACATTATCCGTGTTCACATGTCATTGCCGCTTGTTCGTTTATTCACCGTGACTACATGATGTATGTGTCTTCTAAGTATACATTGCAAAGTATCTTTGACGTTTACAAAgacgagttccc